The Desulfocurvus vexinensis DSM 17965 genome includes a window with the following:
- a CDS encoding YfaP family protein, whose protein sequence is MTDAPAAFSHWEVQPRSIRLSAGDFEQRVPLSLRGDVDTPVFASSNPEVAEIGPDGVIRCGWTIGNAVLMVWRSSARDSLRHVLVEVRDPSWFADHPDFASGATVFLSGMVVNALNTSGVGNALIEFRRSETGPAAFQTFANAYGGFELSVPEGFYYVEVTAPGYIAWHGWVNADPNTSGDIQIVLSPELDGQVARIVLQWGLNPRDLDSHLTGPTPSGGRFHVFYSHTIENEAAELDVDDTSSYGPETITIHRLIPGVYRYAVHDYTNRNANPSTGLAQSGASVKVFLNDGREQTFTAPNAPGTVWTVFEIDGATGTVTPVNAMSYQSQPANVGM, encoded by the coding sequence ATGACGGATGCCCCGGCAGCCTTCAGCCACTGGGAGGTACAGCCTCGCTCCATCCGCCTCTCCGCTGGCGATTTCGAGCAACGGGTTCCGCTCTCCCTGCGCGGCGACGTGGACACCCCGGTCTTTGCCTCCAGCAACCCGGAAGTCGCGGAGATCGGGCCGGACGGTGTCATTCGCTGCGGCTGGACCATCGGCAACGCCGTGCTCATGGTCTGGCGATCCTCGGCCCGGGACAGTCTCCGCCATGTTCTGGTGGAGGTCCGCGATCCGTCCTGGTTCGCCGACCACCCGGACTTTGCCAGCGGAGCCACGGTCTTCCTCAGCGGCATGGTGGTCAACGCCCTCAATACCAGCGGTGTCGGCAACGCGCTGATCGAATTCCGCCGCTCGGAAACCGGCCCGGCGGCGTTCCAGACCTTTGCCAACGCCTATGGCGGGTTCGAGCTGTCCGTACCCGAGGGGTTCTATTACGTGGAGGTCACCGCGCCGGGATACATCGCCTGGCATGGCTGGGTGAATGCCGACCCCAACACCTCCGGCGACATCCAGATCGTTCTCTCGCCCGAGCTCGACGGCCAGGTCGCCCGCATCGTGTTGCAGTGGGGCCTGAATCCCCGGGATCTCGATTCCCATCTCACCGGGCCGACGCCATCGGGCGGTCGGTTTCATGTGTTCTATTCCCACACCATCGAAAACGAGGCGGCGGAATTGGACGTGGACGACACCAGTTCCTACGGGCCGGAGACCATCACCATCCATCGGCTCATTCCCGGCGTCTACCGCTACGCGGTCCACGACTACACCAACCGCAATGCCAATCCGAGCACCGGCCTGGCGCAGTCCGGAGCATCGGTGAAAGTGTTCCTGAACGATGGCCGTGAGCAGACCTTCACCGCTCCCAACGCCCCCGGCACGGTCTGGACCGTGTTCGAAATCGACGGCGCGACCGGAACAGTGACGCCGGTCAACGCCATGAGCTATCAATCCCAACCCGCCAATGTCGGCATGTAA
- a CDS encoding GPW/gp25 family protein: MSYDFLGKGLRYPFRFQSVSGGTQISTATSREHEHIRESILQILGTRIGERFMNPEFGSRLKDLVFEQNGEVLKGLLRHYVIDAIKRWEKRVIITEVRFDDRPLNIDGNLLLVHIAYRVIQSQVDGNLVYPFYREDPNHPAPSYPQPEPEPEPEPPPVRSVRLSPDVRSLFNLLWFDAAEMSPDPDDSFTWPAGQYEVTYIEGAFQDRNGKWIVSHPGDNHGHYLVFEGAPETEAPQAEHALYLAASGLGFDTQSQAEDNAAGTVHRITTLEPGRIGLFYFEGKKESHYLNNTAGQPNPVWQLRGPL, encoded by the coding sequence ATGAGCTACGACTTTCTCGGCAAGGGATTGCGCTATCCGTTCCGGTTTCAGTCGGTATCCGGCGGCACTCAGATCTCGACCGCCACCTCACGTGAGCACGAGCATATCCGCGAAAGCATCCTGCAGATCCTCGGCACCCGGATCGGCGAACGGTTCATGAATCCGGAGTTCGGCTCCCGGCTGAAGGATCTGGTGTTCGAACAGAACGGCGAGGTGCTCAAGGGCCTGCTGCGCCATTACGTGATCGACGCCATCAAGCGCTGGGAAAAGCGGGTGATCATCACGGAGGTGCGCTTCGATGACCGGCCGCTGAATATCGACGGAAACCTGCTGCTGGTGCATATCGCCTACCGGGTGATCCAGAGCCAGGTGGACGGCAACCTGGTCTATCCCTTCTACAGAGAAGACCCGAACCATCCCGCGCCCAGCTATCCCCAGCCGGAGCCGGAGCCCGAGCCGGAACCGCCACCGGTGCGCAGCGTGCGCCTGTCGCCGGACGTGCGCTCGCTGTTCAATCTGCTCTGGTTCGACGCGGCCGAGATGAGCCCCGATCCGGACGATTCCTTCACCTGGCCAGCCGGGCAATACGAAGTCACCTACATCGAGGGAGCCTTTCAGGATCGCAACGGCAAGTGGATCGTCAGCCATCCGGGTGACAATCACGGCCATTATCTGGTCTTCGAGGGAGCGCCAGAAACCGAAGCGCCCCAGGCCGAGCACGCCCTCTATCTAGCCGCGAGCGGTCTGGGCTTCGACACCCAGAGCCAGGCGGAAGACAACGCCGCTGGCACCGTTCACCGGATCACCACGTTGGAGCCGGGCCGCATCGGTCTGTTCTATTTCGAGGGCAAGAAGGAATCCCACTACCTCAACAACACCGCCGGGCAGCCCAATCCCGTCTGGCAACTGCGCGGCCCACTCTGA